In Clostridium butyricum, the genomic stretch TTAGTTTCTAACATAAATTGATCACAATGAGTACCCTAAAAGAAATCCATCGTTAAATGCCAATTTTCAGTAACAATATATATACCCATATTAATATTATTTTCTATAAAAATTAAAAATCTCATCAATAATTCTACCATAATTTTTGACAAATTAATAACTATACTCTCATAATTTAAATAATTCCGTATCTTAATTAAAACTAATAAGCTTCTAAAATTCTAAGTATAACTTAGATTCTTAGAAGCCTAAGATTGCATTAAATAATTTAAAGTATTATTATCTTAATATTTTGTATTTTTTCTAAATACTATACTACACTTTTTACTGCTGAACAGCACATATCTTCTCTACACTTATTGAGTACACTTTTGTATGCTGGTATAAGAAACGCATCTGCAAATATCCATGCAACAGGACTTGCTAAACATACTGCCACATAGCCAAAAATAGGAACAAGTAAAAATCCACAAATTCCTCTTGCTATCATTTCACAAACCCCTGCAAGTATTGCAAATATGGAGAATCCCATTCCTTGAATAGTGAAACGTACTACATTAACAAGACATAAAGGTATATAGAAAATTCCTGTAATTATTAGATATTTGCTTACCTGTGCAAGTATTTCTGTTTCACTTCCACTTACAAAAAGCAATGCTATATTTTTCCCGAAAAATATTGATACAATTAAAGCAATTACAGAATATGCTGATCCTATTATTATGCTTGCTTTCATTCCCTCACTTATACGATCAAGTTTTCTAGCTCCAATATTCTGCCCTGCATATGTTGCCATTGTAGATCCAAGTGCATCAAATGGACATGCCAAGAAAATAGTTATTTTTGAAGCAGCTGTTACCGATGCAACAACAACTGACCCAAGACCATTTACAGCTGCTTGAAGTATTACACTTCCAATGGCTGTAATTGAATATTGAAGCCCCATTGGAATTCCCATATAACTTAAATTTATCATACATTCTTTATTAACTTTTAATTCATCCTTGTGGAATTTAAGAATTTCATATTTCTCTTTCATATATACCAAACAACATACTCCTGATATTCCTTGTGCAATAACAGTTGCCCATGCTGCACCTGATACTCCCATATGCATATATATGATGAGCACTAAATCAAGAATAATGTTTATTACTGATGATATTATCAAAAATATAAGGGGTGTCTTGCTGTCTCCAAGTGAACGTATAATTGCCGATAAAAGATTGTAAAGATAAGTAACCGGTATTCCTACAAATATTATAAAGATATAAGCATACGCTCCTTCAATAATATCTTCAGGAGTTTTCATCCATAGTAATATATTTCTACATAATATACATACGAAAAATGTCATAACTGCAGAAAATATAGTAGCAAGCCAAAAACTATTTGCTACATATTTACGTAGTGATTTATAATCTCCTGCGCCAAATTTCTGTGCAACTGGTATTGCAAAACCATTACATACTCCCATGCAAAATCCTATTACCATGAAATTTATTGAACCTGTTGCCCCTACTGCGGCAAGGGCACTAACGCCTAAATATTTTCCAACAATAATCGTATCCACCATGCTGTAAAACTGTTGAAACAGCATTCCAAACAAAAGTGGAATAGAAAACCCTAATATTAATTTAAAAGGATCTCCTTTTGTCATTTCTTTTGTCTCATTCTTAGCCATTTATCTATCCTCTTTTCATATTAATATTTAAAATACATTGTAACGCACTAATAAAGCCTGCTTTTATATAAAATCCCCTAATTAATAATTAATGATTATCTCATTAATTCAAATAAAAACAGCCTGTACCAATTAGTTTTATATCTAAAAGAGTGTTTTTTTAATTTCTTATTATTTTAATAAGAATATCACTTCATTTAAGTTTTTACGATATAATTATAATAGCTTCAAACTACAATTTATATAATTATAAACTCATATACTATAAATATAGTGTCAAAATATCCACTAATAGGATTTATCTATAAAAATATAAAAACTAACTACAACTATAATCTGGAGGATTTATAAATGGAAGTAAACAAAGTAGCCGTTGATTCAAATTTATTAGAAACAACATCTCATGGAAATCGTGAATTTCCAATGGATGTTTATAGAGACGATTTTTCAAAATATTATACTAATATTATAAACTGGCATTGGCATCCTGAAATAGAGTTTGTAATGATAACAAAAGGAAAAATAGAATACAGCACAGAAGAAGAGACTCTTATTCTAAGTGAAGGTGATGGTATTTTTATAAATTCCAACACACTTCATATGGCAAAGTCCATTGATGGATATCAAGACTCATTAATGTTTTCAGTAGTTGTATCTCCTAAGCTTATTTATAATGATACCGAAAGCATTATCTATAAGAAATATGTAAAACCAATTATAGAATGTTCAAAATTATCATATTTAAAGCTTGATAAGTCTAATACATGGCAGAAACAGATTCTTTCACATTTATTGTATATTGATGCTTTAAAATTTAATGAAGATTATGGTTTTGAATTTATAATAAAAAATCAAATCTCCCTTATATGGCAATTAATTGCACTCAATACATCTCATTTATATTTACATAATAACTGTCCTATAAATTCTCACTCCTTATCCCAAGAGCGTTTAAAACAGATGCTTAGATTTATACATAAGAACTATTTTAAGAATATAACTATAGATGATATAGCAAAATCTGCTAATATAAGCCGAAGCGAATGTTTCAGATGTTTTAAAAAAATGATAAATACAAAACCATTTTCTTATCTTACTGATTTTCGTCTTGAAAAGTCCCTACAGCTTCTCTTAGAAACAGATATACCAGTATCTGATATATGCTATTCCTGTGGCTTCAATCATTCAAGCTATTATGGAAAACTTTTTAAAGAAAAATTTGGAATTTCTCCTTCATCATATAGAAAATCATCTGCTATTTCAAATAAACATATATAAGGAAATAAACTGATTGCATAATAGCTAATTATTAATAAGCTATTATGCAATCAGTACAATCTATTATATTCTTTTTTTAATAATTTTTCTTTTAACTGCCAT encodes the following:
- a CDS encoding MATE family efflux transporter yields the protein MAKNETKEMTKGDPFKLILGFSIPLLFGMLFQQFYSMVDTIIVGKYLGVSALAAVGATGSINFMVIGFCMGVCNGFAIPVAQKFGAGDYKSLRKYVANSFWLATIFSAVMTFFVCILCRNILLWMKTPEDIIEGAYAYIFIIFVGIPVTYLYNLLSAIIRSLGDSKTPLIFLIISSVINIILDLVLIIYMHMGVSGAAWATVIAQGISGVCCLVYMKEKYEILKFHKDELKVNKECMINLSYMGIPMGLQYSITAIGSVILQAAVNGLGSVVVASVTAASKITIFLACPFDALGSTMATYAGQNIGARKLDRISEGMKASIIIGSAYSVIALIVSIFFGKNIALLFVSGSETEILAQVSKYLIITGIFYIPLCLVNVVRFTIQGMGFSIFAILAGVCEMIARGICGFLLVPIFGYVAVCLASPVAWIFADAFLIPAYKSVLNKCREDMCCSAVKSVV
- a CDS encoding AraC family transcriptional regulator, producing the protein MEVNKVAVDSNLLETTSHGNREFPMDVYRDDFSKYYTNIINWHWHPEIEFVMITKGKIEYSTEEETLILSEGDGIFINSNTLHMAKSIDGYQDSLMFSVVVSPKLIYNDTESIIYKKYVKPIIECSKLSYLKLDKSNTWQKQILSHLLYIDALKFNEDYGFEFIIKNQISLIWQLIALNTSHLYLHNNCPINSHSLSQERLKQMLRFIHKNYFKNITIDDIAKSANISRSECFRCFKKMINTKPFSYLTDFRLEKSLQLLLETDIPVSDICYSCGFNHSSYYGKLFKEKFGISPSSYRKSSAISNKHI